A stretch of Primulina tabacum isolate GXHZ01 chromosome 13, ASM2559414v2, whole genome shotgun sequence DNA encodes these proteins:
- the LOC142522988 gene encoding inositol-tetrakisphosphate 1-kinase 3-like, translating into MQVPSGFTSILYLGKVRVPKQLVIEKDPSSIPEAVNKAWLRLPIVAKPLVAKSHELSLAYDECSLQKLEPPLVLQEFINSGGVLFKVYIVGEAVKVVRRFSLPDVSKRELSKNMGVYRFPRVSCAAASADEADLDPGIAELPPGPLLERLARELRRRLVLPMPFVISVHID; encoded by the exons ATGCAAGTGCCATCAGGTTTCACTTCCATTTTGTATTTAGGAAAAGTTCGCGTTCCTAAACAGTTGGTTATCGAGAAAGATCCATCATCTATTCCAGAGGCAGTGAACAAGGCTTGGCTGAGACTACCTATTG TGGCAAAGCCGTTGGTTGCCAAGTCACATGAGCTGTCTCTTGCTTACGATGAGTGCTCTCTCCAGAAGTTGGAACCCCCTCTAGTTTTGCAGGAATTCATTAATTC AGGAGGTGTACTCTTCAAAGTTTATATTGTTGGGGAAGCAGTAAAGGTGGTCAGGCGTTTCTCCTTGCCTGATGTCAGTAAGCGTGAATTATCAAAGAATATGGGTGTTTATCGCTTTCCAAGAGTATCTTGTGCTGCTGCATCTGCCGATGAAGCAGACTTGGATCCTGGTATTGCTG AGCTTCCTCCAGGTCCGTTACTTGAGAGACTGGCCAGGGAACTACGTCGGCGACTGGTACTCCCAATGCCCTTTGTTATTTCTGTCCATATTGATTGA